A genome region from Gambusia affinis linkage group LG24, SWU_Gaff_1.0, whole genome shotgun sequence includes the following:
- the LOC122827178 gene encoding FERM and PDZ domain-containing protein 4-like, which translates to MFGFSKKPKQSGHRNKTSGWPPPGLGSWGGLQGPPYSWDSMNNSRDGRDFFTNQGSQSSSLEEVHQDGLPPAPRLVEMRRDPVLGFGFVAGSEKPVVVRSVTPGGPSEGKLLPGDEIIMINDEPVSSAPRERVIDLVRSCKESIMLTVVQPYPSPKSAFISAAKKAMLKSNPVKVRFAEEVIINGQVPNPVKDNSLLFMPNVLKVYLENGQTKSFRFDSSTSIKEVILTLQEKLSIRCIEHFSLVLEERTEGSGSKLLLLHEQETLTQVTQRPGSNRMKCFFRISFMPRDPVELLRRDAVAFEYLYVQCCNDVVLERFGPELKYDAALRLAALQMYILSMTARQSQKVSLKYIQKEWGLSLFLPPTVLSSMKEKNIKKALTHILKTNQDLVPPGKKLTALQAKVHYLRYISELKLYGGREFKSILLQGEKQTEVTLLVGPRYGISHIINTRTNLVALLADFSHVNRIEILTEDETNVRLELHVLDVRPITLIMESSDAMNLACLTAGYYRLLVDSRRSIFNMAHCNNIAEDDTGQDRVLEWPYSTSLGENEAPSQGEIYNRDYSDNGQRENSISPYFHEPPNVDGDHGTRRSPMPPPLPPPTRHKTQDSPRSAKVSFIFGGNPPLNRPRNFDVVLESPESPEPFQFNELNHVYSNIITEEGGEEPVLRDLFYRDTTDDAEDDEDASCEEDSTGGTPVGDNREGGDDCGNQGARLPTAAGKATFLTLSGSTDDIIDLTSLPPPEGDDGVNEDEDDTLLQTLNLAIAAPPPGFRDSIDEDMAPEGRPLSTCDNDDIPVSLIDAVPTHGEEERSSGGESRLEDAVMDSLQALEHLSVSEQRPPRPPPSSNNTGICTSHGFSPESSSDSGNETNSSEMTEISELAATHRLTDSHMRLLVATREGYQPLLEEKTEFPVSPNSCTTQEKKPRSPTRHLQPPAVPPRRSPQLDLTSSGSDRLELKPQTTLSVTLQRPSSTTPGGKHQKKSVHSSGKYNTFSTREGLRSEINNRQSYLDLNQHTSFSEQEEGKRRQNSFVASPSSVAQGIGVTSPARDHRNNLRPSSTVSDRFLDVVTMAGCEAGNGAAATELDEHLVVASLLSPSKQSRTGGSEHGSDTQSDHQPISRQQSVARLCEYHLAKRISNLQGEGHSSLQGSLCSSLDAGGSTNSSACATPTDSPLGPGAVESKQHRSQKHPLSSSSSSLLRVQNYEDNKTGFQNQNTQNKELHPHADPALLRKMLPNIHPSLAGGETSRPSSATPSKHKEVTGTGSKKHHNDICPKQQACFKGLNPKEGSEAYRQLINYLTVSQMHQGGKLHSAGMGGAVKKDTRRFITSNPQLVELVKNRGNTTARCPCMPSSVSSPFLSPNLVAPHSAPMQLANKNSRSYLSATLPAKLKQSPDMQVQRLNEGLDFRRATTERRSSFSGLESDVGRDGMDAEQFLSYIKRQDCMNRDGAFNPSQNRDFLGNSNRPPPRSRSQPSGSTEEGFRSDSRSKHASFQSPRPNDSFCFSTAPTLSGQHADLNALSLGRGDHPSAFIRQPSNRTRTTISSPTHNPQSPPPPPPPLPPPPPLSLPVQANSSASNSGHPQDSLHSIQLRQNQNHIQTVAPTLSQTDPFSSNMLRGRELKRSSSNVTASSGSVEALFDKPIRSRSQQPLSAPMSHQSDTKVQHRQARKRLSKSYSQGSVSSHAICWASGSGVDSRRASVAFPLQKDSKHTKGSQKLDTSPWRCNGPFSYCFFKRKTEGEDDEIEWERPRGSRLGSNIDNNGAVASTITLYGSAMDEQLYGEVLDNMSFSDRLARINALKDRMYGFPSGFNDVRRDASELIALVRSSVGRCDRGAQMPIQDVSQYKQLLSVESKELGRACRRMAQAHGSPDEMLLAVTCSFQVLCCLCEACMCLVRGLGASASQQQREVVAKVDEVVMNYICLLKAAEAATVGAPGEHSVKALVRHSSTMSAIANALTRSLKTLLSK; encoded by the exons ATGTTTGGCTTCTCCAAAAAGCCAAAACAGTCCGG CCATAGGAATAAAACATCAGGCTGGCCCCCACCCGGCCTGGGCTCCTGGGGAGGGCTTCAGGGGCCCCCTTACAGTTGGGACAGCATGAACAACAGCAGAGATGGACGGGACTTCTTTACCAA CCAAGGGTCCCAGAGCAGCTCCCTGGAGGAGGTCCACCAGGATGGCCTCCCTCCTGCCCCTCGTCTGGTGGAGATGAGACGGGACCCGGTCCTGGGCTTCGGGTTTGTGGCTGGTAGTGAGAAACCCGTGGTGGTCCGTTCTGTCACACCAG GTGGTCCGTCTGAAGGGAAGCTGCTGCCGGGCGACGAGATTATCATGATCAACGATGAACCAGTCAGCTCAGCCCCCAGGGAACGAGTCATCGATCTCGTCAG GAGCTGCAAAGAGTCCATCATGCTGACTGTTGTTCAGCCATATCCA TCTCCTAAATCAGCATTCATCAGTGCAGCCAAAAAAGCCATGCTCAAGTCCAATCCGGTCAAAGTGCGCTTTGCTGAGGAGGTCATTATAAACGGCCAGGTCCCG AATCCGGTGAAGGACAACTCTCTCCTGTTCATGCCAAATGTCCTGAAGGTCTACCTGGAAAACGGGCAGACAAAGTCATTTCGTTTCGACAGCAGTACCTCCATCAAG gaagtGATCCTGACCCTGCAGGAGAAGCTGTCGATCCGCTGCATTGAGCATTTCTCCCTGGTGTTGGAGGAGAGGACTGAAGGCTCTGGAAGCAAACTGCTTCTCCTGCACGAGCAGGAGACGCTTACTCAG GTGACCCAGAGGCCCGGTTCTAACAGAATGAAGTGTTTCTTTCGAATCAGCTTCATGCCCAGGGACCCAGTGGAGCTGCTCCGCCGCGACGCTGTGGCGTTTGAATACCTCTACGTGCAA TGTTGTAACGATGTGGTCTTGGAGCGCTTTGGCCCGGAGCTCAAGTACGATGCGGCGCTGCGACTGGCCGCCCTGCAGATGTACATACTGTCCATGACGGCCAGACAGAGTCAGAAAGTTTCACTAAAATATATCCA AAAGGAATGGGGCCTGTCGCTGTTCCTGCCTCCGACTGTGCTGTCCAGcatgaaggagaaaaacatcaagaagGCTCTGACGCACATTCTCAAAACCAACCAGGACCTTGTGCCTCCGGGGAAAAAA CTAACTGCATTGCAGGCCAAGGTGCATTACCTGAGGTACATCAGTGAACTCAAACTGTATGGAGGAAGAGAGTTCAAATCAATACTTTTG CAAGGCGAGAAACAGACGGAGGTGACGCTGTTAGTGGGCCCCCGATATGGGATCAGTCACATCATCAACACTCGGACCAACCTTGTGGCCCTCTTGGCCGACTTCAGCCACGTCAACCGCATTGAGATTCTCACTGAAGACGAGACGAACGTCCGGCTGGAGCTTCACGTCCTGGACGTAAGA CCCATCACACTGATCATGGagtccagtgatgcaatgaacCTCGCTTGCCTGACAGCAGGCTACTACCGCCTCCTAGTGGACTCCAGGAGATCTATTTTCAACATGGCCCACTGCAATAACATAGCAGAAGATGACACTG GTCAGGATCGTGTCCTAGAGTGGCCGTACAGCACATCTTTAGGGGAAAATGAAGCGCCGTCACAGGGGGAGATCTACAACAGAGACTATTCAGACAATGGGCAGAGGGAAAACAGCATTTCTCCCTACTTCCATGAACCACCAAACGTGGATGGCGACCACGGGACAAGAAGAAGTCCGATgccccctcccctccctccaCCCACCAGACACAAAACCCAAGACTCACCTCGAAGCGCCAAAGTTTCGTTTATTTTTGGAGGTAACCCACCCTTGAACAGACCCAGGAACTTTGACGTAGTACTAGAGAGCCCAGAGTCTCCGGAGCCCTTTCAGTTCAATGAGCTTAACCACGTCTACAGCAACATCATAACTGAGGAAGGTGGAGAAGAGCCCGTGCTGAGGGACTTGTTCTATCGAGACACGACAGACGACGCGGAGGATGATGAGGATGCTTCCTGCGAGGAAGACTCCACGGGGGGGACTCCAGTGGGTGACAACAGGGAAGGTGGAGACGACTGTGGCAACCAGGGTGCGCGGTTGCCCACAGCAGCTGGCAAAGCTACTTTTCTCACTCTCTCTGGGTCCACAGATGATATCATCGATCTCACGTCGCTGCCGCCTCCCGAAGGAGACGACGGCGTCAACGAAGACGAGGACGACACTCTGCTGCAGACCCTCAACCTCGCAATTGCAGCGCCGCCGCCAGGCTTTCGGGACAGCATAGACGAGGACATGGCCCCGGAGGGACGGCCTCTAAGCACATGTGATAATGACGACATTCCTGTATCGCTAATCGATGCTGTACCGACTCacggagaggaagaaagaagcaGTGGAGGGGAGAGTAGGTTAGAGGATGCAGTCATGGATTCTCTACAAGCACTGGAGCATCTATCAGTCTCCGAACAGAGACCTCCTCGTCCACCTCCAAGCAGCAACAACACAG gTATTTGCACATCTCACGGATTTAGCCCAGAATCATCCTCAGATTCTGGCAACGAAACGAACTCTTCAGAGATGACTGAGATCTCTGAACTAGCTGCTACTCATAGACTCACCGACAGCCACATGCGTTTACTTGTAGCCACGCGAGAAGGATACCAACCGTTACttgaagaaaaaactgaattccCAGTCTCACCTAATTCATGCACAACACAAGAAAAGAAGCCTCGTAGTCCAACACGACACCTTCAACCTCCAGCGGTCCCTCCAAGACGTAGTCCCCAACTAGACCTGACATCATCAGGGTCGGACAGATTAGAGCTGAAACCCCAGACTACTCTCTCTGTTACCCTTCAACGTCCGAGTTCGACAACGCCAGGAGGTAAACACCAGAAAAAGTCTGTACACTCGAGTGGAAAGTACAACACCTTCAGCACAAGAGAAGGACTTCGAAGTGAGATCAATAACAGGCAAAGCTATCTGGATTTGAACCAGCATACTTCATTCAGTGAGCAGGAAGAAGGTAAGAGGAGACAGAATTCCTTTGTCGCTTCTCCTTCTTCTGTAGCTCAGGGCATTGGAGTGACAAGCCCGGCTCGCGACCATCGAAATAATCTTCGCCCTTCTTCAACTGTTTCTGATCGCTTCCTAGATGTGGTCACTATGGCCGGCTGTGAAGCAGGTAACGGAGCTGCAGCCACTGAACTGGATGAGCATCTAGTTGTAGCATCCTTACTATCCCCAAGCAAACAATCCAGAACAGGAGGTTCTGAACATGGATCCGATACACAAAGTGACCATCAGCCAATTTCAAGACAACAGAGTGTGGCACGGTTGTGTGAGTACCACCTAGCAAAAAGGATTTCAAATTTGCAAGGAGAAGGCCACAGTTCATTGCAGGGCTCTCTGTGCTCATCACTTGATGCTGGTGGCAGCACAAACAGCAGTGCCTGTGCCACACCGACTGACTCTCCTCTTGGCCCTGGCGCTGTTGAGTCCAAACAACATCGCTCACAAAAGCACCCACTTTCAAGTTCTTCTTCCTCCCTACTTAGAGTGCAAAACTATGAAGACAACAAAACTGgatttcagaaccagaacacccAAAACAAAGAACTTCATCCGCATGCAGACCCTGCCCTCCTCCGCAAAATGCTGCCCAATATCCACCCCTCTCTTGCTGGGGGGGAAACAAGTCGACCCTCCTCAGCAACTCCGTCTAAGCATAAGGAAGTGACCGGCACAGGAAGCAAGAAGCACCACAATGACATCTGTCCTAAACAACAAGCCTGTTTTAAGGGGCTTAACCCAAAGGAAGGCAGTGAGGCCTACAGACAACTGATAAACTATCTTACAGTTAGCCAGATGCATCAGGGAGGGAAGTTACATAGTGCAGGTATGGGAGGGGCAGTTAAAAAAGACACCAGACGCTTTATCACAAGCAACCCTCAGCTAGTTGAATTGGTTAAGAATAGAGGGAATACCACTGCTCGCTGTCCATGTATGCCTTCGTCTGTGTCATCTCCATTTCTCAGCCCTAATTTGGTAGCTCCTCATTCAGCCCCAATGCAGTTGGCAAATAAAAATTCAAGGTCTTACCTTTCTGCAACCCTCCCTGCCAAACTCAAACAAAGCCCTGATATGCAAGTTCAGAGGCTGAATGAAGGTTTAGATTTTAGGAGAGCTACCACTGAAAGGAGGAGCTCTTTTTCTGGTCTAGAAAGTGACGTTGGCAGAGATGGAATGGATGCAGAGCAATTTCTCTCATACATTAAAAGACAAGACTGTATGAACCGTGACGGGGCTTTCAATCCAAGCCAAAATCGTGACTTCTTAGGTAACAGTAACCGCCCTCCACCTCGCTCAAGAAGTCAACCAAGTGGCAGCACAGAGGAAGGGTTCAGATCAGACTCGAGGTCGAAACATGCATCTTTTCAATCTCCTCGACCAAatgattctttttgtttctcaacTGCTCCTACTTTGAGTGGTCAACATGCAGACCTCAATGCCCTCTCACTAGGAAGGGGTGACCATCCATCAGCTTTCATCAGACAGCCGTCTAATCGGACTAGAACTACCATTTCATCTCCAACACATAATCCACaatctccacctcctccaccgcCACCTCTACCACCACCTCCACCTTTATCTCTGCCAGTGCAAGCAAACTCTAGTGCTAGCAACTCAGGACACCCTCAAGATTCCCTTCATTCTATCCAGTTGCGGCAAAACCAGAACCACATTCAGACTGTTGCACCAACCTTATCACAGACAGACCCCTTCAGCAGTAACATGCTACGAGGGAGAGAGCTCAAACGCAGCTCAAGCAATGTGACAGCAAGTTCTGGAAGTGTGGAGGCTTTATTTGATAAGCCTATTCGTAGCCGGAGCCAGCAGCCCTTGTCAGCACCTATGTCTCATCAGAGTGACACCAAAGTCCAACATAGACAAGCAAGAAAACGTCTTTCAAAGAGCTACTCCCAAGGATCTGTCTCTTCACATGCAATTTGTTGGGCCTCAGGGAGTGGGGTAGACAGTAGAAGGGCATCtgttgcatttccattacaaaaagACTCAAAGCATACGAAGGGCTCTCAAAAACTGGACACCAGTCCTTGGAGATGCAATGGCCCCTTCAGCTACTGTTTCTTTAAGCGTAAAACCGAGGGAGAAGATGATGAAATTGAGTGGGAAAGGCCTAGAGGAAGCCGTCTTGGGAGCAATATTGACAATAATGGTGCTGTTGCATCAACTATAACCCTCTATGGCTCAGCCATGGATGAGCAGTTATATGGAGAGGTCCTCGACAACATGAGTTTTAGTGACCGTCTG